Proteins from a single region of Nerophis ophidion isolate RoL-2023_Sa linkage group LG10, RoL_Noph_v1.0, whole genome shotgun sequence:
- the LOC133560420 gene encoding 7SK snRNA methylphosphate capping enzyme-like, giving the protein MMSLEKSEKVSISHCPFPPKTGNSQSSMTAPAQRISRKRYSVGVPFKRPAKRRHRDSSDGQMESVLPTHFLMGGNIFDPLNLNSLLDDDINRSTNQETQKCSPLPPRNKGPVEILVPRDITDPLNLKGDEKGVLLSPLKSRRRHRNRHGGEKVAMPAQPFPFTDRLTVALLAGEGSALISPLPCELNTAITCREDIAPSPVLSRRHTHPPPGAAHNSGDHRRKSRRRTTSTKSSHLISDLVTKTTWFQTPLVGGEGTVRCTSKAVAVQPPKKDKHRYQYGNHCHYYGYHGFYGVGWEGRVGPQEDLRLRLLEADWFRDKKVLDVGCGAGHLTLSVAREFNPAHILGVELDGRLVHAAKQNIRHFLSHDLVEEEAKRGGSTMSLFSPRMEGVKTKGKKDLMQQGEEDESLRLFSFPLSLRVSRGPLAAPPLFLAAPRPPCRFPNNISFIQGDYVSEQEFWPGRGQYDVIICLGVTMWVQLQAGDGGLVRLFRRVYQSLSPGGLFVLEPQPWQRYGRRKKASATTVHHYRGLQLRPEQFTFYLMNNVGFSSYRLLTHTGKQQPIYLFHKSSGHTDRK; this is encoded by the exons ATGATGTCACTGGAGAAGTCTGAAAAAGTTTCCATCAGCCACTGTCCCTTTCCCCCTAAAACCGGCAATAGTCAGAGCTCCATGACGGCACCTGCTCAGCGTATCTCCAGGAAGCGTTATTCTGTGGGTGTTCCTTTTAAAAGACCGGCCAAACGTCGTCACCGCGACAGCAGTGATGGTCAAATGGAGTCAGTACTACCCACGCACTTTTTGATGGGCGGAAACATCTTTGACCCACTAAATCTGAACTCTTTGTTGGATGATGATATCAACAG GTCAACCAATCAGGAGACTCAGAAGTGTTCGCCCCTACCACCCAGGAACAAAGGCCCTGTAGAGATTTTGGTTCCTCGAGACATTACTGACCCTTTAAACCTGAAGGGGGATGAAAAGGGTGTCCTACTGTCTCCATTAAAGTCCAGGAGGAGACACAGAAACCGACACGGAGGAGAAAAAGTAGCGATGCCCGCACAACCATTTCCCTTCACTGATCGACTAACCG TTGCATTGTTGGCAGGAGAGGGCAGTGCTCTTATTTCTCCACTTCCTTGTGAACTTAACACTGCTATCACCTGTCGAGAGGACATTGCTCCATCCCCTGTCCTTTCCAGAAGACACACACACCCTCCTCCAGGGGCCGCCCACAATTCAGGTGACCACCGTCGCAAGAGTCGACGACGCACCACCTCGACAAAGTCGTCCCATCTCATCTCTGACTTGGTCACTAAGACAACCTGGTTCCAGACACCGTTAGTGGGAGGGGAGGGAACTGTCCG GTGTACAAGTAAAGCAGTTGCTGTTCAGCCACCGAAGAAGGACAAACACCGCTACCAGTATGGCAACCACTGCCACTACtatggttaccatggtttctatGGCGTCGGATGGGAGGGTCGTGTCGGGCCCCAGGAGGACTTACGGCTCCGCTTGCTGGAAGCTGACTGGTTCAGAGACAAAAAAGTGCTGGATGTAGGCTGCGGTGCTGGTCACTTGACATTAAGTGTTGCCCGTGAGTTTAACCCTGCACATATCCTGGGGGTGGAGCTCGATGGGAGATTGGTTCATGCTGCAAAGCAGAACATCAGGCATTTCCTGTCACATGATCTGGTGGAGGAGGAAGCAAAGAGGGGAGGCTCCACTATGTCTTTGTTTTCTCCAAGGATGGAAGGAGTCAAAACAAAGGGGAAGAAAGACTTAATGCAGCAGGGAGAGGAAGATGAATCTTTGCGTCTCTTCTCCTTTCCCTTGTCTTTGAGGGTGAGTCGTGGTCCTCTGGCAGCTCCTCCTCTGTTCCTTGCTGCTCCTCGACCTCCCTGCAGATTTCCTAACAACATCTCATTTATCCAG GGTGACTATGTGTCAGAGCAGGAGTTCTGGCCTGGGCGAGGTCAGTACGATGTCATCATCTGTCTGGGTGTGACCATGTGGGTGCAGCTGCAGGCAGGTGATGGAGGTCTTGTCCGACTGTTTAGACGAGTCTATCAGAGCCTGTCGCCAGGCGGGTTGTTCGTTCTCGAGCCACAACCGTGGCAACGTTATGGTCGGCGCAAGAAAGCCTCG GCAACAACGGTCCATCACTACAGGGGTTTGCAGCTGAGACCTGAACAGTTCACCTTTTACTTGATGAACAATGTCGGCTTCAGCTCTTACAGACTCCTCACACACACtg GTAAGCAACAGCCTATCTACCTGTTCCACAAAAGTTCCGGCCACACGGACAGGAAGTGA
- the trappc1 gene encoding trafficking protein particle complex subunit 1 isoform X1 — translation MIGRPCSGVLKNKELRMTVHNLYIFDRNGKCLYYNEWNRKKQAGISKDEEFKLMYGMLFSIRSFVSKMSPLDLKDGFLSFQTSRYRLHYFETPSGLMFVMNTDLSVNNARDTLQHIYSNLYVENIVKNPTCILGDALDSELFSTRLDAFIKALPYYSPRPI, via the exons ATGATTGGACGCCCCTGCAGTGGGGTCCTAAAGAATAAGGAACTAAGG aTGACAGTCCATAACTTGTACATATTTGACCGAAACGGAAAGTGTTTATATTACAACGAATGGAACCGTAAGAAGCAAGCTGGCATCTCAAAGGATGAG GAGTTTAAGCTGATGTATGGGATGCTGTTTTCCATCCGCTCCTTTGTCTCTAAGATGTCTCCACTGGACTT GAAGGACGGATTTTTGTCCTTCCAGACAAGCCGGTATCGTCTTCACTACTTTGAGACTCCCAGTGGACTCATGTTTGTCATGAACACCGACCTGTCAGTTAACAACGCCAGAGACACACTGCAACACATCTACAGCAAT TTGTACGTGGAGAATATTGTCAAGAACCCAACATGCATACTGGGTGACGCTTTGGACAGTGAGCTCTTCAGCACACGACTGGATGCTTTTATCAAAGCCCTACCATATTACAGCCCCCGCCCCATTTAA
- the trappc1 gene encoding trafficking protein particle complex subunit 1 isoform X2: protein MTVHNLYIFDRNGKCLYYNEWNRKKQAGISKDEEFKLMYGMLFSIRSFVSKMSPLDLKDGFLSFQTSRYRLHYFETPSGLMFVMNTDLSVNNARDTLQHIYSNLYVENIVKNPTCILGDALDSELFSTRLDAFIKALPYYSPRPI from the exons aTGACAGTCCATAACTTGTACATATTTGACCGAAACGGAAAGTGTTTATATTACAACGAATGGAACCGTAAGAAGCAAGCTGGCATCTCAAAGGATGAG GAGTTTAAGCTGATGTATGGGATGCTGTTTTCCATCCGCTCCTTTGTCTCTAAGATGTCTCCACTGGACTT GAAGGACGGATTTTTGTCCTTCCAGACAAGCCGGTATCGTCTTCACTACTTTGAGACTCCCAGTGGACTCATGTTTGTCATGAACACCGACCTGTCAGTTAACAACGCCAGAGACACACTGCAACACATCTACAGCAAT TTGTACGTGGAGAATATTGTCAAGAACCCAACATGCATACTGGGTGACGCTTTGGACAGTGAGCTCTTCAGCACACGACTGGATGCTTTTATCAAAGCCCTACCATATTACAGCCCCCGCCCCATTTAA
- the LOC133560422 gene encoding voltage-gated potassium channel subunit beta-2-like isoform X4 has product MFAGRASVVGVAAGSGGKGGKFSVEELYGFNKKPKANRVHCGKAERADSKKESKEKEESVLASHILEAAKRVMERRRLEVYLKECDVTIEESGMAYRNLGKSGLRVSCLGLGTWVTFGTQISDEMAESVMTLAYDNGVNLFDTAEVYASGRAETTLGNILKKKEWRSSYVVTTKIYWGGHAETERGLSRKHIIEEVVRAMTFVIGQGMAMYWGTSRWNAVEIMEAYSIARQFNLVPPVCEQAEYHYFQREKVELHLPELYHKIGVGAMTWSPLACGMLTGKYNNGVPQGSRAAMKGYAWLKERICSDEGKHQLSKVKELHLLADRLNCTSAQLAIAWCLRSQGVSSVLLGASNTDQLLENLNSIRVLSQLTPAFIAEIDLLLGNKPKKTKKEARC; this is encoded by the exons ATGTTTGCGGGCCGGGCGTCGGTGGTAGGAGTTGCAGCGGGCTCGGGCGGCAAGGGCGGCAAGTTCTCTGTGGAAGAGCTGTATGGCTTCAACAAGAAACCCAAGGCGAACAGAGtgcattgtgggaaagcggaaaGGGCCGACAGCAAGAAGGAGAGCAAAGAGAAGGAAGAATCCGTACTGGCGTCTCACATCCTGGAGGCAGCCAAAAGGGTGATGGAGCGACGGAGGCTGGAAGTCTACCTGAAGGAGTGTGATGTCACCATAGAGGAAAGTGGCATGGCGTACAG GAATCTTGGAAAATCTGGACTCCGAGTGTCCTGCTTAGGACTAG GAACGTGGGTGACGTTCGGTACTCAGATCTCAGAcgag atGGCGGAGAGTGTGATGACGTTGGCGTACGACAACGGCGTCAACTTGTTTGACACGGCTGAAGTCTACGCCTCTGGCAG GGCTGAAACAACTTTGGGAAACATCCTCAAGAAAAAAGAATGGAG ATCCAGCTACGTGGTGACCACAAAGATCTACTGGGGAGGACA CGCCGAGACCGAGCGAGGGTTGTCACGGAAACACATTATTGAAG aggTGGTGCGAGCCATGACCTTCGTGATCGGTCAGGGCATGGCGATGTACTGGGGGACCTCACGCTGGAATGCCGTGGAAATCATG gaagCATATTCCATTGCTCGCCAGTTTAATCTGGTTCCTCCGGTGTGTGAGCAGGCCGAGTATCACTACTTCCAACGAGAAAAAGTAGAATTACACCTGCCTGAACTCTATCACAAGATCG GTGTTGGAGCAATGACATGGTCGCCACTAGCATGCGGAATGCTAACAGGAAAATACAACAATGGTGTCCCCCAAGGCTCCAGAGCTGCCATGAAG gggtaTGCATGGCTGAAGGAGCGTATTTGCAGTGATGAAGGCAAACACCAACTTAGTAAAGTCAAAGAGCTTCACCTGCTGGCTGACCGACTCAACTGCACCTCCGCTCAGCTGGCCATCG CTTGGTGTTTGCGCAGCCAAGGCGTCAGTTCGGTTCTGCTTGGTGCTTCCAACACGGATCAACTGCTGGAGAACCTCAACTCCATCAGG GTTCTATCACAGCTGACTCCAGCCTTCATCGCAGAGATAGATTTGTTGCTTGGCAACAAGCCAAAAAAAACCAAGAAGGAGGCGAGATGCTGA
- the LOC133560422 gene encoding voltage-gated potassium channel subunit beta-2-like isoform X2, with protein sequence MFAGRASVVGVAAGSGGKGGKFSVEELYGFNKKPKANRVHCGKAERADSKKESKEKEESVLASHILEAAKRVMERRRLEVYLKECDVTIEESGMAYRNLGKSGLRVSCLGLGTWVTFGTQISDEMAESVMTLAYDNGVNLFDTAEVYASGRAETTLGNILKKKEWRSSYVVTTKIYWGGHAETERGLSRKHIIEGLRGSLARLQLEYVDIVFANRSDFSTPMEEVVRAMTFVIGQGMAMYWGTSRWNAVEIMEAYSIARQFNLVPPVCEQAEYHYFQREKVELHLPELYHKIGVGAMTWSPLACGMLTGKYNNGVPQGSRAAMKGYAWLKERICSDEGKHQLSKVKELHLLADRLNCTSAQLAIAWCLRSQGVSSVLLGASNTDQLLENLNSIRVLSQLTPAFIAEIDLLLGNKPKKTKKEARC encoded by the exons ATGTTTGCGGGCCGGGCGTCGGTGGTAGGAGTTGCAGCGGGCTCGGGCGGCAAGGGCGGCAAGTTCTCTGTGGAAGAGCTGTATGGCTTCAACAAGAAACCCAAGGCGAACAGAGtgcattgtgggaaagcggaaaGGGCCGACAGCAAGAAGGAGAGCAAAGAGAAGGAAGAATCCGTACTGGCGTCTCACATCCTGGAGGCAGCCAAAAGGGTGATGGAGCGACGGAGGCTGGAAGTCTACCTGAAGGAGTGTGATGTCACCATAGAGGAAAGTGGCATGGCGTACAG GAATCTTGGAAAATCTGGACTCCGAGTGTCCTGCTTAGGACTAG GAACGTGGGTGACGTTCGGTACTCAGATCTCAGAcgag atGGCGGAGAGTGTGATGACGTTGGCGTACGACAACGGCGTCAACTTGTTTGACACGGCTGAAGTCTACGCCTCTGGCAG GGCTGAAACAACTTTGGGAAACATCCTCAAGAAAAAAGAATGGAG ATCCAGCTACGTGGTGACCACAAAGATCTACTGGGGAGGACA CGCCGAGACCGAGCGAGGGTTGTCACGGAAACACATTATTGAAG ggTTGCGTGGTTCTCTCGCCAGGCTCCAGCTGGAATACGTTGATATAGTCTTCGCCAACAGAAGTGATTTCAGCACACCCATGGAGG aggTGGTGCGAGCCATGACCTTCGTGATCGGTCAGGGCATGGCGATGTACTGGGGGACCTCACGCTGGAATGCCGTGGAAATCATG gaagCATATTCCATTGCTCGCCAGTTTAATCTGGTTCCTCCGGTGTGTGAGCAGGCCGAGTATCACTACTTCCAACGAGAAAAAGTAGAATTACACCTGCCTGAACTCTATCACAAGATCG GTGTTGGAGCAATGACATGGTCGCCACTAGCATGCGGAATGCTAACAGGAAAATACAACAATGGTGTCCCCCAAGGCTCCAGAGCTGCCATGAAG gggtaTGCATGGCTGAAGGAGCGTATTTGCAGTGATGAAGGCAAACACCAACTTAGTAAAGTCAAAGAGCTTCACCTGCTGGCTGACCGACTCAACTGCACCTCCGCTCAGCTGGCCATCG CTTGGTGTTTGCGCAGCCAAGGCGTCAGTTCGGTTCTGCTTGGTGCTTCCAACACGGATCAACTGCTGGAGAACCTCAACTCCATCAGG GTTCTATCACAGCTGACTCCAGCCTTCATCGCAGAGATAGATTTGTTGCTTGGCAACAAGCCAAAAAAAACCAAGAAGGAGGCGAGATGCTGA
- the LOC133560422 gene encoding voltage-gated potassium channel subunit beta-2-like isoform X1: MFAGRASVVGVAAGSGGKGGKFSVEELYGFNKKPKANRVHCGKAERADSKKESKEKEESVLASHILEAAKRVMERRRLEVYLKECDVTIEESGMAYRNLGKSGLRVSCLGLGTWVTFGTQISDEMAESVMTLAYDNGVNLFDTAEVYASGRAETTLGNILKKKEWRRSSYVVTTKIYWGGHAETERGLSRKHIIEGLRGSLARLQLEYVDIVFANRSDFSTPMEEVVRAMTFVIGQGMAMYWGTSRWNAVEIMEAYSIARQFNLVPPVCEQAEYHYFQREKVELHLPELYHKIGVGAMTWSPLACGMLTGKYNNGVPQGSRAAMKGYAWLKERICSDEGKHQLSKVKELHLLADRLNCTSAQLAIAWCLRSQGVSSVLLGASNTDQLLENLNSIRVLSQLTPAFIAEIDLLLGNKPKKTKKEARC, from the exons ATGTTTGCGGGCCGGGCGTCGGTGGTAGGAGTTGCAGCGGGCTCGGGCGGCAAGGGCGGCAAGTTCTCTGTGGAAGAGCTGTATGGCTTCAACAAGAAACCCAAGGCGAACAGAGtgcattgtgggaaagcggaaaGGGCCGACAGCAAGAAGGAGAGCAAAGAGAAGGAAGAATCCGTACTGGCGTCTCACATCCTGGAGGCAGCCAAAAGGGTGATGGAGCGACGGAGGCTGGAAGTCTACCTGAAGGAGTGTGATGTCACCATAGAGGAAAGTGGCATGGCGTACAG GAATCTTGGAAAATCTGGACTCCGAGTGTCCTGCTTAGGACTAG GAACGTGGGTGACGTTCGGTACTCAGATCTCAGAcgag atGGCGGAGAGTGTGATGACGTTGGCGTACGACAACGGCGTCAACTTGTTTGACACGGCTGAAGTCTACGCCTCTGGCAG GGCTGAAACAACTTTGGGAAACATCCTCAAGAAAAAAGAATGGAG GAGATCCAGCTACGTGGTGACCACAAAGATCTACTGGGGAGGACA CGCCGAGACCGAGCGAGGGTTGTCACGGAAACACATTATTGAAG ggTTGCGTGGTTCTCTCGCCAGGCTCCAGCTGGAATACGTTGATATAGTCTTCGCCAACAGAAGTGATTTCAGCACACCCATGGAGG aggTGGTGCGAGCCATGACCTTCGTGATCGGTCAGGGCATGGCGATGTACTGGGGGACCTCACGCTGGAATGCCGTGGAAATCATG gaagCATATTCCATTGCTCGCCAGTTTAATCTGGTTCCTCCGGTGTGTGAGCAGGCCGAGTATCACTACTTCCAACGAGAAAAAGTAGAATTACACCTGCCTGAACTCTATCACAAGATCG GTGTTGGAGCAATGACATGGTCGCCACTAGCATGCGGAATGCTAACAGGAAAATACAACAATGGTGTCCCCCAAGGCTCCAGAGCTGCCATGAAG gggtaTGCATGGCTGAAGGAGCGTATTTGCAGTGATGAAGGCAAACACCAACTTAGTAAAGTCAAAGAGCTTCACCTGCTGGCTGACCGACTCAACTGCACCTCCGCTCAGCTGGCCATCG CTTGGTGTTTGCGCAGCCAAGGCGTCAGTTCGGTTCTGCTTGGTGCTTCCAACACGGATCAACTGCTGGAGAACCTCAACTCCATCAGG GTTCTATCACAGCTGACTCCAGCCTTCATCGCAGAGATAGATTTGTTGCTTGGCAACAAGCCAAAAAAAACCAAGAAGGAGGCGAGATGCTGA
- the LOC133560422 gene encoding voltage-gated potassium channel subunit beta-2-like isoform X3: MFAGRASVVGVAAGSGGKGGKFSVEELYGFNKKPKANRVHCGKAERADSKKESKEKEESVLASHILEAAKRVMERRRLEVYLKECDVTIEESGMAYRNLGKSGLRVSCLGLGTWVTFGTQISDEMAESVMTLAYDNGVNLFDTAEVYASGRAETTLGNILKKKEWRRSSYVVTTKIYWGGHAETERGLSRKHIIEEVVRAMTFVIGQGMAMYWGTSRWNAVEIMEAYSIARQFNLVPPVCEQAEYHYFQREKVELHLPELYHKIGVGAMTWSPLACGMLTGKYNNGVPQGSRAAMKGYAWLKERICSDEGKHQLSKVKELHLLADRLNCTSAQLAIAWCLRSQGVSSVLLGASNTDQLLENLNSIRVLSQLTPAFIAEIDLLLGNKPKKTKKEARC; the protein is encoded by the exons ATGTTTGCGGGCCGGGCGTCGGTGGTAGGAGTTGCAGCGGGCTCGGGCGGCAAGGGCGGCAAGTTCTCTGTGGAAGAGCTGTATGGCTTCAACAAGAAACCCAAGGCGAACAGAGtgcattgtgggaaagcggaaaGGGCCGACAGCAAGAAGGAGAGCAAAGAGAAGGAAGAATCCGTACTGGCGTCTCACATCCTGGAGGCAGCCAAAAGGGTGATGGAGCGACGGAGGCTGGAAGTCTACCTGAAGGAGTGTGATGTCACCATAGAGGAAAGTGGCATGGCGTACAG GAATCTTGGAAAATCTGGACTCCGAGTGTCCTGCTTAGGACTAG GAACGTGGGTGACGTTCGGTACTCAGATCTCAGAcgag atGGCGGAGAGTGTGATGACGTTGGCGTACGACAACGGCGTCAACTTGTTTGACACGGCTGAAGTCTACGCCTCTGGCAG GGCTGAAACAACTTTGGGAAACATCCTCAAGAAAAAAGAATGGAG GAGATCCAGCTACGTGGTGACCACAAAGATCTACTGGGGAGGACA CGCCGAGACCGAGCGAGGGTTGTCACGGAAACACATTATTGAAG aggTGGTGCGAGCCATGACCTTCGTGATCGGTCAGGGCATGGCGATGTACTGGGGGACCTCACGCTGGAATGCCGTGGAAATCATG gaagCATATTCCATTGCTCGCCAGTTTAATCTGGTTCCTCCGGTGTGTGAGCAGGCCGAGTATCACTACTTCCAACGAGAAAAAGTAGAATTACACCTGCCTGAACTCTATCACAAGATCG GTGTTGGAGCAATGACATGGTCGCCACTAGCATGCGGAATGCTAACAGGAAAATACAACAATGGTGTCCCCCAAGGCTCCAGAGCTGCCATGAAG gggtaTGCATGGCTGAAGGAGCGTATTTGCAGTGATGAAGGCAAACACCAACTTAGTAAAGTCAAAGAGCTTCACCTGCTGGCTGACCGACTCAACTGCACCTCCGCTCAGCTGGCCATCG CTTGGTGTTTGCGCAGCCAAGGCGTCAGTTCGGTTCTGCTTGGTGCTTCCAACACGGATCAACTGCTGGAGAACCTCAACTCCATCAGG GTTCTATCACAGCTGACTCCAGCCTTCATCGCAGAGATAGATTTGTTGCTTGGCAACAAGCCAAAAAAAACCAAGAAGGAGGCGAGATGCTGA
- the slc25a11 gene encoding mitochondrial 2-oxoglutarate/malate carrier protein → MTEGRAKTSPKAIKFLFGGLAGMGATVFVQPLDLVKNRMQLSGQGTKAKEYKTSFHALGSILKNEGVSGIYTGLSAGLLRQATYTTTRLGIYTILFEKMTSADGRPPNFFLKALIGMTAGATGAFVGTPAEVALIRMTADGRLPADQRRGYTNVFNALARITREEGVTTMWRGCIPTMARAVVVNAAQLASYSQSKQALLDSGYFGDDILCHFCASMISGLVTTAASMPVDIVKTRIQNMRMIDGKPEYKNGLEVLMRVVGKEGFFSLWKGFTPYYARLGPHTVLTFIFLEQMNRLYKTYVLER, encoded by the exons ATGACGGAAGGAAGGGCCAAGACATCCCCGAAGGCCATCAAATTCCTCTTCGGAGGCTTGGCCGG gatGGGTGCCACCGTGTTTGTACAGCCACTGGACCTAGTCAAAAACCGCATGCAGCTCAGCGGTCAGGGTACAAAGGCCAAAGAGTATAAGACCAGCTTCCACGCGTTGGGCTCCATTTTGAAGAATGAGGGCGTCAGCGGCATTTACACGGG ttTGTCTGCAGGTCTGCTGCGTCAGGCTACCTACACAACCACCCGTCTCGGCATCTACACTATTTTGTTTGAGAAGATGACATCGGCAGATGGACGCCCGCCCAACTTCTTCCTTAAG GCTCTGATCGGCATGACAGCCGGAGCCACGGGAGCCTTTGTCGGCACGCCGGCCGAAGTGGCGCTCATCAGGATGACAGCGGACGGGCG ACTTCCTGCAGACCAGCGTCGTGGCTACACCAATGTCTTTAATGCCCTGGCTCGAATCACGCGTGAGGAGGGCGTCACAACGATGTGGAGG GGGTGTATTCCAACCATGGCGCGAGCGGTAGTGGTAAACGCCGCCCAGTTGGCGTCTTACTCACAGTCCAAACAGGCGCTGCTGGACTCCG GTTACTTCGGGGACGACATCTTGTGTCATTTCTGTGCCAGTATGATTAGTGGTCTGGTAACCACAGCGGCCTCTATGCCCGTTGACATTGTCAAGACCAG AATTCAGAACATGAGGATGATTGACGGCAAGCCAGAGTACAAGAACGGGCTG GAAGTGTTGATGCGCGTGGTCGGCAAGGAGGGCTTCTTCTCTCTCTGGAAAGGTTTCACACCGTACTATGCTCGCCTCGGACCGCACACCGTCCTCACCTTCATCTTTCTGGAGCAGATGAACCGCCTTTACAAGACCTATGTACTGGAGCGCTAA
- the eno3 gene encoding beta-enolase → MSITKIHAREILDSRGNPTVEVDLWTAKGLFRAAVPSGASTGVHEALELRDGDKSRYLGKGTVKAVDHVNKDIAPKLIEKNISVVEQEKIDRFMLDLDGTDNKSKFGANAILGVSLAVCKAGAAEKGVPLYRHIADLAGHKDVILPVPAFNVINGGSHAGNKLAMQEFMILPVGAANFHEAMRIGAEVYHNLKNVIKAKYGKDATNVGDEGGFAPNILENNEALELLKTAIEKAGYPDKIIIGMDVAASEFFRSGKYDLDFKSPDDPSRHISGEKLGDLYRTFIKNYPVQSIEDPFDQDDWEQWAKFTSSVDIQIVGDDLTVTNPKRIQQAVEKKACNCLLLKVNQIGSVSESIQACKLAQSSGWGVMVSHRSGETEDTFISDLVVGLCTGQIKTGAPCRSERLAKYNQLMRIEEELGDKAKFAGKDYRHPKIN, encoded by the exons ATGTCCATCACAAAGATCCATGCTCGGGAGATTCTGGACTCCAGAGGTAACCCCACAGTAGAAGTGGACCTGTGGACAGCAAAGG GTCTTTTCAGAGCGGCGGTCCCCAGCGGCGCCTCCACCGGCGTCCACGAAGCTCTGGAGCTCCGAGACGGCGACAAGAGCCGCTACCTGGGCAAAG GGACAGTCAAGGCTGTGGACCACGTCAACAAGGACATCGCTCCCAAGCTCATCGAGAAG AACATCAGCGTTGTTGAACAGGAGAAGATCGACAGGTTCATGCTGGACTTGGACGGCACTGACAACAAAT CTAAGTTTGGGGCTAACGCTATCCTGGGAGTGTCTCTGGCCGTCTGTAAGGCGGGGGCCGCGGAGAAGGGAGTTCCCCTTTACCGCCACATCGCTGACCTGGCCGGACACAAAGATGTTATCCTTCCAGTTCCT GCGTTCAACGTAATCAATGGAGGAAGCCATGCCGGGAACAAGCTGGCCATGCAGGAGTTCATGATTCTGCCGGTGGGCGCTGCCAACTTCCACGAGGCCATGAGGATTGGCGCTGAG GTCTACCACAACCTGAAAAACGTCATCAAAGCAAAGTACGGAAAAGACGCCACCAATGTGGGAGACGAGGGAGGTTTCGCTCCCAACATCCTGGAGAACAACGAAG ctcTGGAGCTGTTGAAGACAGCCATCGAGAAGGCGGGATACCCGGACAAGATCATCATTGGGATGGATGTGGCAGCGTCAGAGTTCTTCCGCAGCGGGAAGTACGACTTGGATTTCAAGTCACCTGACGACCCTTCAAGACACATCAGCGGCGAAAAGCTGGGAGACTTGTATCGCACCTTCATCAAGAACTACCCGG TCCAGTCCATTGAGGACCCGTTTGACCAGGACGACTGGGAGCAGTGGGCCAAGTTCACGTCTTCTGTGGACATCCAG ATTGTAGGAGACGACCTGACGGTTACCAATCCCAAGAGGATCCAACAGGCGGTGGAAAAGAAGGCCTGCAACTGTCTCCTCCTCAAAGTCAATCAGATCGGTTCTGTCAGCGAGTCCATTCAGGC gtgtAAGCTGGCTCAGAGCAGTGGGTGGGGTGTGATGGTCAGCCATCGCTCAGGAGAGACGGAAGACACTTTCATCTCGGACCTGGTGGTTGGGCTCTGTACCGGACAG ATTAAGACCGGCGCCCCCTGCAGATCAGAGCGTTTGGCCAAATACAATCAGCTGATGAG GATCGAGGAGGAGCTGGGTGACAAGGCCAAGTTTGCCGGGAAGGACTACCGCCATCCCAAGATCAACTAA